The Candidatus Saccharibacteria bacterium genome segment ACACAAGCTTTGTGCTGGGATGATTTTGCTTGCATCACATTGAAAATCGGTTAAATAATTAGTATCAAATTGCAAATACGGGATATTCAAGACTTGTATTCAATTCGATATTGATTTGATGTAAGCAACGAGTGGCGAGTATCCCGTTTATGTATCTAATATTTTATTTCTTGCCAAGGTGTTACAATATCAGTATGGATATGAATATTGAACTAGTATTTCTAGAAGACTTCAATGTTGGTGATCTAGCCTCCCCCCCACAGAAGAAACAAGACTGAAGTTTGATTTTGCACTTTGGCAACTTGATTTGAACAGTAATGTTACAAGATATGACGGGGCTACTAGTTATTCTTTATTGCATAAGACTCCAGATGGAGTAGTAATGAGTAATAGGCTAGTGATGGATTCAGGCTTAGATATGAACGATATAGACCTGCATTATGTGACGTGTGTACTGCCTAGTGGAAAAATTTATTCATGGAGACTTGACCCCTTTATCCCAAAAGGAGGAATACTGTTGGTGACTTATGCGGCTTACTCTAGTAGTTATGAGTCAGATATAGAGAAAGGCATAGGGGAGCCTACAGATAGATCAATGAGAGCTTTTACAAAAATAATACTAGACCTGCTTGACACAATGCCCAGACGTAAATCTAGCTAGCTCTAGGAGGTGTAGGGGGTAAGTTACTAGGTTGTCCTGGGTAATTAGGATCACTAGTATCGTCGGGTAATACATAAGCTATGACCGTAGTCTTTGACTTTTGTAAAGTATTTTTATAAGTTACTTGTGGACATGATTTGGCATTTGGAGGTAGAAAAAGATAAAATTCACCTTCCTGATCAATTTGTATTTGTATTGTGCTATTATCTTCTTCGAATATAAGGTAAAGGGTAAATTTGGGATCTTGGTCTAATGGTTCATTGCTTACCAAATAAAGCCCAGTTGTTTCTACGAATCTTACACAAATTAGATCAAAAGGTTCATCGATTAGTGTGCTTTGGGTTAGGCTAGGGGGTAGCTCTTTATCGATGAATCTAATTATTTTATTAATGCCATTTTGTATCTCTGTTGTAATAAAATGTGGATGGGTTTTAATATTTGAGTCAGGATTGAGGTGCACTAGCTTTGGCCTAGTGTATCGATCAATTCCAGCCTCAAGGAAAGGATCTCTCATTCTAGGGTCTGGTTTTTGTGCAGTGATTGCGAGAATGTCACTAGGATATTTTTTAAAAAGTCGGTTTACGGCTTCTGCTGATGAGGGGTAAGATAGGGAATCAGAAGTTATTTCTATAATGCGTACCTTTAGACCTGGCTCCTCCTCTCTGGATTTATGTGAGTTGCTTTCACTCATATATTTATTATAATCTAAATAAGATGAATAGTCATAAGCTTGTAATTATCAACGGTGATGGAGGTTCTAGGGGCAATCCAGGGCCGGCTGCATCGGGTATAGTATTCAGTCTGCCTGACGGTCAAGTTTTGGGAGAATATAATAGATATCTTGGACATACCACCAACAATCAGGCTGAATATGATGCAGTTATCCTGGCATTAGAAAATATCAGTAAGTATCCAGCCGAGAATTACCACTTCTATATGGATAGCAAGCTAGTAGTAGAGCAGCTGAGTGGCAACTGGAAAGTCAAGCATCCAGACATCAAGCCACTAGTAGTTAAAATACTGGGAGAGATCAAGGACAAGGCTCTTAATGTGGAATTCGAGCATGTTTTGCGTGATAAAAACAAATCAGCAGATGCAATGGTCAATCAGTGTCTTGATGCTGAGCTTTTATGATTATTTATGAGCGAGACGATCAGCGGATTGTTATAACAGATCAATGTGATGGCAATCTAGACTACCGGTTTGGTCAATATGATCAGGTCGAGGTTAATCGTATTAGATTGCTTGATCAGTTAGCCATAAAACCAGAGCAGATGGCTGTACTTCTCTGCGAGCAAAAGGATCGATATCTTTGGGTTGGTTCAGAGGATGGAGGTCGGGGATTTCCCCCTAAAGATCCCATAGCCTGTGATGGGCTTATCACAAGATTGGCTAACATCTATCTCGCATTGCCGATTGCCGATTGTTTCGGCTTAGCCTTTTGGTCTGAAGGGGTCAAAGGCATCTTGCACCTTGGGAGATTTGGTACAGAGTTAGGACTATTGGGTCAAGCTATGGAGAGCTTGATCGACAAAGGCTTTGATTTGGCAGATTTGAAGTTTTTATTAGGCCCAGGAATATTTGCTGAGAGCTATCTATTTCGTGAAGTACTACCAGGGATGAACATTGAATATTTGACTAGTAGGCCTGATGGCAAGCTGAGTTATGATGTTAGGCAAAATATTCTAGATCAATTGGCTACACTTGGTATTAATACTAATCAATTGGTTGATATTAGCTATGATACTTTTACTGCCCCTAGGCAATTCTCTCACCGTAGGTCACAGCTAAAGGGTCAGCAGGAGGGTCGGTTTTGGATGATTATCTGACGACCTTGGGGTTAGTATTTAGATTTATAATAGAATAATTATCGACATGGTATAATAAAGCTAGATGAGTCAAGTATACAATTATGCTTTTGTTGATAGTCAGAATCTGAATATGGCAATTCGAAGCCATGGCTGGAAGCTGGATTATCGAAAATTTCGTAAATACCTAGAAGATCAACACAGTGTCACCAAGGCTTATATGTTTATCGGTTTTGTTGATAGCAATTCGGATCTTTACAAAGGCTTGCAGGAGGCAGGGTTTATATTGATGTTTAAGCCGACATTGGAAAATCAAGCAGGGGATATCAAGGGGAACACTGATGCTGAGATGGTGCTTCAAGCAATGGCGGAAATCGAGAATTATGATCAAGCAGTCTTGGTGACCGGTGACGGTGATTTTTATTGTCTGGTAGAGTATCTGGGTAAACGGAATAAACTTGCCCATCTTTTGGTGCCAAGTCAGAGGAACTATTCAGCTTTGCTCAAGAACGCGACTGCAGAGATTAGTTTTGTCAGTGATCTTAGAAGACTTGTTGAATACAAGCCACATACTAGGCGCAGTGACAGTAGTAAGCCTTCGGTTTCTAGGGTCACACGGTCAAATATCAATGACTCTAGTCAAACGAAAAAGCAAGACGGCTGGGCTCCAATTACTAATAAATCTGATGTAAAAGTTATTGGTTCCAGTGATAAAACACCTAGGCCAAGACGACAACCAAAATCTGGTAATGCGCCAAAACCCCAATCTAATAATGATCTTGTTAGTACTAAGACCAGACCAAAGCTAGTAACCAATAAGCAAAATCCTAGCAAACAAAAACCAGCTGGTTATCGCAGGAGCGTGGCCTAAAGGGGACTCTGAGGATCTTGCGAGACGTCGCGGATGTCGCGATGTCGCGGACAGTCCGCGACAATTCTAATCTGGTGAAGTAGCAAAAGTCGCGGACAGTCCGCGACTTTTAGGGGGCAGTAGAGTAGAGATAATTCCTGTATAATATAACTATGCAGAAGAGAAGTGAGCAATTGGTCAACTTGCTCCAGGTCGGGGTAGATTTCCTAGCAATGCTCGGAGGGTTTGTCCTGGCATATTTGATCAGGGGGGATTATTCAGACAAGCCATTTGCCTTTGCAATTAGCGGGCAAGAATATTTGAGGCTGATTTTGCCAGTGATTCCTATCTGGATAATCATTTTTTTTGCTACTGGATTATACACCACGCCAGCTCGAGGTCGCCGACATCAATTTGGCAGGTTACTGCTCGCTAGCCTGTCTAGCATTGTGCTAACTATCCTGATAGATTATTTCACAGTCGAGCCACTATTTCCTTCGAAGTTAGTGCCAGTGCTAGCTTGGGTTTTTGCCCTGTTACTTCTATTTGTAGGGAGATACCTTGTCGGCCAGTTGCGTCAACTGCTCTACATTAAACGCTATGGATTAAGGAGGGCGTTAATCATTACTAACTCTAAGCAATCTAAGTATCTTGAGAGCATTCGTCAAGCAATCAAGCAAGATCAACAGATTGTAGAGGTTAATCTACTAATTACTGACGATCTTGATAAGGAGGAGCTGATTGATCAGGTGACTAGCAGTGTTGAAAAGGATCAGGTGGATTTAATCATTGAGATTGGTGGCTCGATTGGCAAGAATACTCAGTGGGAACTAGTTGATATAGTTCATAAAGCTAGGAAGATCTATCAATATTTGCCAACTACTCAAAATCTCTATCAAGGGAGAATTACCAATCAATATTTTGGCGGACAAGTAATTAGCCAGATAGACCCGACACCCCTGACAGGATTTCAATTGATTGGCAAAAGGGTGTTTGATACGATTTTTAGTGTCAGCGCTTTAGCATTGGGTTTTCCTATCATGTTGTTGATGGCGCTTATAATCAAGCTATCTGATCCCAGAGGTGGGGTAATCTACCAGACTAAGAGATTTGGCAGGGAAGGCAAGGAGATTAGGGTCTACAAATTTCGAACTATGTTATACAAATATTCTGATGGCAAGGGTTATCCAAATCTAGATCCAGTCGAGACATTAACCAAAATGGGTAGAACTGATCTAGTGCCGATCTATAAAAAGGATCATAAACTCGATCCCGATCCTAGGATCAATCCAGCAACAACTATATTGAGAAGAATGGGTGTCGATGAGTGGCCCCAGTTTGTCAATGTAGTGCTGGGTCAGCTCAGTGTAGTTGGTCCGAGACCTCATCTGCCAGATGAGCTCAATGCTCACAAACAGAGCAAGGACAAGGTATTGATGATCAAACCAGGTCTAACTGGTCTTTGGCAAGTCTCTGGTAGAAATCAACTGGATTATCAGGATAGGTTGAGATTGGAGATTTATTATGCAGAGCATTGGTCGCCCTGGCTAGACATCAAGATTATTATTAAGACAATTTTAATCATGTTACGGGGTGGAGATGGGGTCTAGATGAGAGTAGCACTGGTACACGATTGGTTGACTAGTCGAGGTGGGGCAGAGAGACTGCTGGTCAGCCTAGCGAAAATTTACCCAAATGCAGATATCTATACTAGTGCATATCGACCAGAGTTGTTTCCGGAGTTTAGTAAAAGAAGGATCATAACTAGTTTTATCAATTCCTGGCCTCTAGCCAAAAGTCACCATCAAGTATACCCATTACTTAGAAGACTGGCTTTTGAGAGTTTTGATTTCAAGGATTATGATTTGGTGGTTAGTTCTAGTAGTGCTGAGGCCAAAGGAATTATTGTGCCAACTGAGACCTTGCACATTGGCTATATCCATACCCCGACTAGATATTACTGGAGTCATAGCCAGCAATATATCAAACAACCAGGTATAGGGGCTTTTGGTTGGCTTGCCAGTCAGGCAAATAAGTTCTTGCTCCCATCTAGTCGCAGGTGGGACTATCAAGCAGCCCAGAGACCTGATTATCTGGTTGCCAATTCGATAAATGTTCAAAAAAGAATTAAGCTTTACTATGATCGTGACAGTAAAGTAATCTATCCACCAGTAGATCTTGAGCGGATTGAGGATGAGGTCAAGCCAGATAGTTTCGACAATTTTAATAATTATTTTATTTGTTTTTCTAGATTAGTACCATATAAGCGAATAGATTTAGCCCTTCAAGCATGTTTAGCTACTAATCAAAAATTATTGATTGTTGGTAATGGTCCAGAGTACTCAAGATTGGTGACTATGGCACAAAGTAGCACACAGGTAAGGTTTATCAAAGAAGCATCTGATCAAGAGGTTAGCTATCTGGTAGGCAGGGCAAAGGCGTTAATTTTTCCCGGTGAAGAGGATTTTGGAATTGTGCCACTAGAGGCGATGGCATTGGGTATACCTGTAATTGCCTATGCTAAAGGTGGAGTGGTTGAGACTGTTATTGCAGCAAAGACTGGAATATTTTTCAAGCAACAGACTTTGGATTCTTTGATATCTGCTATCTTAGATTTTCCAAAGGTTAAGTTTGATAAGGCAACAATCATTAGGCGAGCAGAACTATTTTCGGAACAAAGATTTATTAGTGAATTTAAGCATTTTGCAGATCAAAAATGTCAAGAATATCAGCAAGTTTGATCAGTTTTCGCAGCTTCGTATTGGCGGGGGTGGTATTTATCTGCTATGTAGGCTTAGTATTTGCTGGAAGCTTGGTCTATCATTCTGGTTTATTTTTTGGTCAATCTAATGCTCAGCAATTAATTAGTCTTGTAGGAAATATCAGAGCTAATAGTCAAAGAGTACTTATATTATTCGCCAACAATGCCGAACAAAGATTTGGGGGAGGATTTATTGGGACTATTGGTGTGATAGAAAATGATAAGGGACAAATGGATATACAAGATATACGTAGTGTATATTACTACGATTGGGTTAACAACGAATCTCAATACTCAGCACTAGAGGTCTCTGATTTATTGGGTCCAGAAAATTTTGCTGGTAAAGGCTTCCTTCGTAATACTGGTCTTTATATGAATTGGCCTGAGAGTGGACAGTTTGCATTGGATGCTATGGGGGTCAATACTGGCTTGGCATTTGATACCGTGTTGCAAATTACACCGGATATATTGATTGATATTTTAAGAATTACTGGGCCAATCTATCTTGAGCAGTATCAGCTCGAAGTTAGTGCAGAGAATTTTCGGTCAGTAGTGCAGCTTGAAATTGAAGCTGGTAAAGATAAGGCAGAAGGTCAAGATCCCAAGACAATCTTAGAGATTTTGACAAACCAACTGACCAAGAAGTTGTTTGATCTAAATATTAATTCATTATACAGAATTAGCCAAGATATTGTCACGGATCAGATAGCCAAGAAGCAAATAGTTGGATATTCCATCAATCCGAATATTCAAAAGGCCTTTGAGGACTTGAATATGACAGGAGAGTTAAGTGATGGTGCAGATAGTTATTTTTCGATCAGTGAATTGACTTTTTTGCCCAACAAGTCGGCATATTATATTGATCAAAGGATAAAACAGCAGATTAGAATCTCTGAGACTGGAGAGGCAATAGTGGATTTGCAAATTGAGAGAGAGCATACCTCTGATAAGGCTGGGTATTACTGGGATCCAGCTAATAATTTTGAAGCTTACCTTGTCAATGACAACATTAACTATTCAGAGATTGCAATACCAAGAGGAAGCAAGATGCTGGCAAGCAACATAGATCCCGATCAGATATCTTCACATCAGGAAGCCGATAGAGATATTTATCAATTCAAGTTGGATACCAAAGTTCTAAGTACAAACC includes the following:
- a CDS encoding ribonuclease HI family protein, with the translated sequence MNSHKLVIINGDGGSRGNPGPAASGIVFSLPDGQVLGEYNRYLGHTTNNQAEYDAVILALENISKYPAENYHFYMDSKLVVEQLSGNWKVKHPDIKPLVVKILGEIKDKALNVEFEHVLRDKNKSADAMVNQCLDAELL
- a CDS encoding NYN domain-containing protein; translation: MSQVYNYAFVDSQNLNMAIRSHGWKLDYRKFRKYLEDQHSVTKAYMFIGFVDSNSDLYKGLQEAGFILMFKPTLENQAGDIKGNTDAEMVLQAMAEIENYDQAVLVTGDGDFYCLVEYLGKRNKLAHLLVPSQRNYSALLKNATAEISFVSDLRRLVEYKPHTRRSDSSKPSVSRVTRSNINDSSQTKKQDGWAPITNKSDVKVIGSSDKTPRPRRQPKSGNAPKPQSNNDLVSTKTRPKLVTNKQNPSKQKPAGYRRSVA
- a CDS encoding glycosyltransferase, translating into MRVALVHDWLTSRGGAERLLVSLAKIYPNADIYTSAYRPELFPEFSKRRIITSFINSWPLAKSHHQVYPLLRRLAFESFDFKDYDLVVSSSSAEAKGIIVPTETLHIGYIHTPTRYYWSHSQQYIKQPGIGAFGWLASQANKFLLPSSRRWDYQAAQRPDYLVANSINVQKRIKLYYDRDSKVIYPPVDLERIEDEVKPDSFDNFNNYFICFSRLVPYKRIDLALQACLATNQKLLIVGNGPEYSRLVTMAQSSTQVRFIKEASDQEVSYLVGRAKALIFPGEEDFGIVPLEAMALGIPVIAYAKGGVVETVIAAKTGIFFKQQTLDSLISAILDFPKVKFDKATIIRRAELFSEQRFISEFKHFADQKCQEYQQV
- a CDS encoding DUF4012 domain-containing protein, with protein sequence MSRISASLISFRSFVLAGVVFICYVGLVFAGSLVYHSGLFFGQSNAQQLISLVGNIRANSQRVLILFANNAEQRFGGGFIGTIGVIENDKGQMDIQDIRSVYYYDWVNNESQYSALEVSDLLGPENFAGKGFLRNTGLYMNWPESGQFALDAMGVNTGLAFDTVLQITPDILIDILRITGPIYLEQYQLEVSAENFRSVVQLEIEAGKDKAEGQDPKTILEILTNQLTKKLFDLNINSLYRISQDIVTDQIAKKQIVGYSINPNIQKAFEDLNMTGELSDGADSYFSISELTFLPNKSAYYIDQRIKQQIRISETGEAIVDLQIEREHTSDKAGYYWDPANNFEAYLVNDNINYSEIAIPRGSKMLASNIDPDQISSHQEADRDIYQFKLDTKVLSTNQVHLRYSLPTKVQTTSDFDFELLLQRSVGQKASEYTIQVIPPQGFDLEGLVTNVQDPAYFSQADGSVVYTTTLDTDQLLRLKFNKAR
- a CDS encoding sugar transferase, with protein sequence MQKRSEQLVNLLQVGVDFLAMLGGFVLAYLIRGDYSDKPFAFAISGQEYLRLILPVIPIWIIIFFATGLYTTPARGRRHQFGRLLLASLSSIVLTILIDYFTVEPLFPSKLVPVLAWVFALLLLFVGRYLVGQLRQLLYIKRYGLRRALIITNSKQSKYLESIRQAIKQDQQIVEVNLLITDDLDKEELIDQVTSSVEKDQVDLIIEIGGSIGKNTQWELVDIVHKARKIYQYLPTTQNLYQGRITNQYFGGQVISQIDPTPLTGFQLIGKRVFDTIFSVSALALGFPIMLLMALIIKLSDPRGGVIYQTKRFGREGKEIRVYKFRTMLYKYSDGKGYPNLDPVETLTKMGRTDLVPIYKKDHKLDPDPRINPATTILRRMGVDEWPQFVNVVLGQLSVVGPRPHLPDELNAHKQSKDKVLMIKPGLTGLWQVSGRNQLDYQDRLRLEIYYAEHWSPWLDIKIIIKTILIMLRGGDGV
- a CDS encoding polyphenol oxidase family protein; translated protein: MIIYERDDQRIVITDQCDGNLDYRFGQYDQVEVNRIRLLDQLAIKPEQMAVLLCEQKDRYLWVGSEDGGRGFPPKDPIACDGLITRLANIYLALPIADCFGLAFWSEGVKGILHLGRFGTELGLLGQAMESLIDKGFDLADLKFLLGPGIFAESYLFREVLPGMNIEYLTSRPDGKLSYDVRQNILDQLATLGINTNQLVDISYDTFTAPRQFSHRRSQLKGQQEGRFWMII